The Chitinophagales bacterium genomic sequence AATTTACCTACAAAAAAATCGGTAAGAGTACTAAAAGCTATGAGAATTAAAAAACGCCAATCCCACCAGCCATAAAATATATAACTAACTATAACAATTAATACATTTTGAGCTTTCGTATTTTTAATTAGCCAATACAGTGCAAAAACTATAGGCAAAAAAACTGCAAAATCTATGGAATTGAATAGCATGAAAAATTAACTTCTGTGCTAAATTAAAGAATATTAATCATTTTAGTGCATCTTTATATGTATCTAAAGCTCTTTGCCTACTTATTTTTCTATCAATAATGGGTTTTGGATACTCAAAAGGATTATCATATTCTTTTATCCATTTTCTCACATATTTTAGTTCTGCATCAAACTTTTTCAACTGACTTTCAGGATTAAAAATCCTAAAATAAGGAGCAGCATCGCAGCCACTGCCTGCCGCCCATTGCCAGCCTCCGTTATTAGCCGCTAAATCATAATCTAATAATTTTTGAGCAAAATAAGCTTCGCCCCACCGCCAATCTATCAGCAAATCTTTAACCAAAAAACTTGCCGTTATCATACGCACTCTATTATGCATATATCCCGTTTTATTTAACTGCCTCATGCCTGCATCTACTATTGGAAATCCTGTTTTACCATTGCACCAAGCTTTAAATTCCGCTTCATTATTCCGCCATTTTATATTATCGTATTTAGGTTTAAAAGCTTGTGTAAGCACCTGCGGATAATGCCATAATATCATCATATAAAAATCTCTCCAAATCAACTCATTTAAGTACTTTTCATTATGCTTTTGAGCTACTTTTGCAAGCTCCCTTATTGAAATAGTACCAAAACGCAAATGGACAGATAAATGCGTAGTGCCACTATCTAAATATGGAATATCTCTTGTTTTATGGTAGTTTTTTATTGTTTGAACATCTATATTTTTTGTGGGGAAAGAAATTTCTGTTTCTTCAAAACCTATAGATTTTAATGTTGGAATTTGGGTAAATTCTTTAGCAGAAAAATTAGAGAAATATTTTTCAGTAGGATAAGGCTTTACATAAAATTCGTTCAACTTAATTTTCCATCTTTTAGAATAAGGCGTAAATACGCTATATGGTTTGCCATTATCCTTTAGTATTTCATCTTTTTCAAAAATGGTTTGATCTTTAAAAGTTTTAAAAACCACATTATTTTGCCCACAATATTCACTCACTTTTTTATCTCTTTGTACAGCATAAGGTTCATAATCATGATTGGTATAAATAGCTTTTACATCTTCTTTGTCTATTATTTCTTTTATAATTTCTATAGGTTTACCGGTATATGTTTTTAAACCTGCACCATATTTTTTTAGCTCATTATTTAATTCTATTAAAGTATGGTGTATAAAATGAACTCGTGCATCTTTTTTATTGTCAAGTTCTTCTAAAATATTAGTATCAAAAATAAAAATACACTGTACGTTTTTGTTTTCTTTTAGAGCATAATACAATGCTGCATTATCTTTCAACCTCAAATCTCTCCTAAACCAAAAAATTGTTTTACTATTCATCAAGATGCTAAATTAATACAATTATAATCAGCTAATAAACTCATTAGTTTTAAAATTACTAATTTTGCACCTCTTAAAACAATGCAAAAATAATGGCGAGTGATTTAAAAAACTTATCTCATATTTCAAATGAACTACCAGACGGTAGCAACTATAAAATAGGTATAGTTGTATCGGAATATTATAGCGAAATAACAGAAAATTTATTAGCTGGTTGCCTTGAAATTTTTTCTAAACAAAATGTACAGCAACATAATTTAGTAATAGAATATGCTCCGGGTACTTTTGAACTGCCCATAGCTTGCCAAAGACTAAACAGATGGCATAAATTAGATGCTGTTATTGCATTGGGGTGCGTAGTAAAAGGAGAAACCGACCACGATAAATATATTAATCAATCTGTAGCAAATGCTTTGCAAGAAATGGCTTTAAAATATGGAAAACCTTTTATGTTTGGTGTGCTAACACCTAACAACTACCAGCAGGCATTAGACAGAGCGGGAGGAAAACACGGCAATAAAGGTCATGAAGTGGCGGCCGCTACACTTAAAATGTTAGCGTTAGAAAACAAACTGAAAAATAAATAAAATGAAACTACACGTAATACACGCAGGCTTATTCAAATTAGATGGCGGAGCTATGTTTGGCGTAGTACCTAAGGTGCTTTGGAGCAAATATCAAAAACCAGACGAAAACAATTTATGTACATGGGCTATGCGTTGTTTATTAATAGAAACTGATGATAAAAAAATACTGATAGACACAGGCATGGGAGATAAACAAGATGAAAAATTCTTTAGTCATTTCCACCCACATGGAGCATATAGTTTATTAGGGAGTTTAAAAGATAAAGGATTTACTCCGGAAGATATTACAGATGTAGTACTAACTCACCTGCATTTTGACCACGGTGGTGGAGCGGTAAGCAAAAACGAAAAAGGAGAATTTTTTAATACTTTCCCCAATGCTACTTATTGGGTAGATCAAGTTCATTTAGACTGGGCTTTAAACCCTAATGCAAGAGAAAAAGCATCATTTTTAAAAGAAAATATACAACCTTTGGTTGATTCCGGCAAAGTGGAATTTGTAACAGAATACACTCAAATAATTCCCGAACTGACTTTTGGTTTATGTGGTGGGCATACCGAAGGTATGTTAATTCCTTTTATAAATTTTGAAGGTAAAACCGTTGTATTTATGGCAGATTTATTGCCTTCGCCTTCACATATTCCTATAGCGTGGGTTATGGGTTATGATATTCGCCCATTAGATACAGTAAGAGAAAAAGAAGTTTTTTTAAAAGATGCCGTAGATAAAGATTACATTTTATTTTATGAGCATGATGCTTATACTGAAGCATCAAAAGTACAAGCAACAGATAAAGGAAACTATAAAGCAAAAGATTTAGGTAGTTTAAAAGATTTGATAGGGTAAAGCAAAACTGATTAACATTGTAATAGTAAGCATTTTAGTATTTTTGATTAAGGTCAGATAAAAAGTGCACCTTAAGTTTGCAAGTGGGGCACCCATTAACCGAAAACTCCGTAAAAAAATTAAACTGTTTGAAGAACGGAGTGATGAGTTTTTAATTTTCAGGAGTTGAGGTTATAATGGGTCGCTGAAAACTTATACCAATTGTCAACACAAAATAGTCTAATCTATTTTGTGTTTTACAATGGTAAATGCCGATAGAGCAATACCGCATGGATATCTGTAATAGAACAAGATTGTTCTAAACAGCTATCAAAACGGTATTATACCATATTTTGATTTATATTGTGTATAATATATTTAGTACAATAAGGTGCAACCGAAATTGGACTATTATATATTTCTAATCGGTATTAGTGCGATTCCCTGACTGCCGTCAAGGCAGGTTTTGTAACTTTTCTTCTAAAGAAAAGTTAATGTAAAATACTTCATAGGTATCTTTACGGATAGTTATACAATTATCAATATATTCACTGTGTGAAATTGGTGTTTCAATTAATCATGCGTGTAGCCATCGTAATAAGAATCTTCTTTTAAAATTTCTCTATACTTCTGCATTTTTCTTTCTTGGCGGGCTTTTTTATTAAGCTTATTATAAATAAAAGATAAGGGATTCATAATGGTAGGAGCAGGTTCTTCTGGTTCGCCCTCTATTCTCCTAAAACCTGCGTAAGGTGCTATAACTTCTTTTTCTGCTTTGCGGTCAAGCATGGCTTCTTTAAGCATAGTTCTATTTATGGGCCAAGGCACCACCACAGCTTCTTTTAAATATACCGTGTCTTCTACCATATTTATTAAAACTCTGTAGCTTAATGTGCTTAGCGTATCTGGCAAAGTATAATGAACAGATTTATAGCCGATAGAGGAGAAAATAAATTTATCGCCAGGCTGGGCATTTATTTTAAAATCTCCCGAAAAATCGGTAATAGTACCCGTCATTTTGCTAAGGTTATTTACCGTAACATTATAAATGGGCTTTGAACCTTGCACTATTTTCCCCATAAAAAGTACTGTGGAATCTTGAGTAAAACCAAAGGAAATACTAAGTATTAATATTAAACTAACAATAATTTTTTGCATAAATAGTTCCCAAAAATAATTTTAAAAAGTAATAGATTGGTAAAAAAAATAACAAAACTTGTTAAATATAATGAAGGTGTAGGATATGGTATATTATTTAACCATTAACTTTGCCCCATGAAAATGCTTAAAAACATTTTTCAATATGCGGCAATGGAGCTGAAGTTAGAATTTAGATTAAAATTTGCTTTAGCAGCTTTATTAATGTATGTGCTATCTACCGTTTACTTAATTTATTTTTCTATAGAATATCAAGGAGCTAAAGATAGTTTAGATAATACCATTTGGTCTATTTTATTTTGGCTAATTATTTTGTTTACAACGGTAAATGCTACGTTTAGAAGTTTTTCAAAAGAAAGTGCCGGGCGTATGTTTTTTTATTACACACTTTTAAACCCACGAACATTTATTTTGGGCAAAATGTTAATGAACGGATTGGTTTCATTGTTGCTTTCGCTTATTTCAGCTTTGGTTTTTAGTGTAGTTTTAGGCAATCCGGCTCATAATTATTGGATATATTTTGTAGGTATAGCATTAGGCACTGTAGGCTATGCTTTACTATTTACTTATGTTAGTGCTATTGCTGCCAAAGCAGGTTCAAGTGCGGTACTCTCGGTAGTATTGGGTTTTCCTTTATCTATACCTTTGCTTACCATAATTGTAAAGCTTTTTACCGAAACGTTTAGAGCCACTCCAAGCGTTAATTTTAATAATAATTTATTTATTGCTATAGCATTTATTTTTATACCCTTGTTA encodes the following:
- a CDS encoding carboxypeptidase-like regulatory domain-containing protein — protein: MQKIIVSLILILSISFGFTQDSTVLFMGKIVQGSKPIYNVTVNNLSKMTGTITDFSGDFKINAQPGDKFIFSSIGYKSVHYTLPDTLSTLSYRVLINMVEDTVYLKEAVVVPWPINRTMLKEAMLDRKAEKEVIAPYAGFRRIEGEPEEPAPTIMNPLSFIYNKLNKKARQERKMQKYREILKEDSYYDGYTHD
- a CDS encoding MBL fold metallo-hydrolase — its product is MKLHVIHAGLFKLDGGAMFGVVPKVLWSKYQKPDENNLCTWAMRCLLIETDDKKILIDTGMGDKQDEKFFSHFHPHGAYSLLGSLKDKGFTPEDITDVVLTHLHFDHGGGAVSKNEKGEFFNTFPNATYWVDQVHLDWALNPNAREKASFLKENIQPLVDSGKVEFVTEYTQIIPELTFGLCGGHTEGMLIPFINFEGKTVVFMADLLPSPSHIPIAWVMGYDIRPLDTVREKEVFLKDAVDKDYILFYEHDAYTEASKVQATDKGNYKAKDLGSLKDLIG
- a CDS encoding heme exporter protein CcmB → MKMLKNIFQYAAMELKLEFRLKFALAALLMYVLSTVYLIYFSIEYQGAKDSLDNTIWSILFWLIILFTTVNATFRSFSKESAGRMFFYYTLLNPRTFILGKMLMNGLVSLLLSLISALVFSVVLGNPAHNYWIYFVGIALGTVGYALLFTYVSAIAAKAGSSAVLSVVLGFPLSIPLLTIIVKLFTETFRATPSVNFNNNLFIAIAFIFIPLLLAVILFPYIWHD
- a CDS encoding 6,7-dimethyl-8-ribityllumazine synthase; its protein translation is MASDLKNLSHISNELPDGSNYKIGIVVSEYYSEITENLLAGCLEIFSKQNVQQHNLVIEYAPGTFELPIACQRLNRWHKLDAVIALGCVVKGETDHDKYINQSVANALQEMALKYGKPFMFGVLTPNNYQQALDRAGGKHGNKGHEVAAATLKMLALENKLKNK
- a CDS encoding deoxyribodipyrimidine photo-lyase — protein: MNSKTIFWFRRDLRLKDNAALYYALKENKNVQCIFIFDTNILEELDNKKDARVHFIHHTLIELNNELKKYGAGLKTYTGKPIEIIKEIIDKEDVKAIYTNHDYEPYAVQRDKKVSEYCGQNNVVFKTFKDQTIFEKDEILKDNGKPYSVFTPYSKRWKIKLNEFYVKPYPTEKYFSNFSAKEFTQIPTLKSIGFEETEISFPTKNIDVQTIKNYHKTRDIPYLDSGTTHLSVHLRFGTISIRELAKVAQKHNEKYLNELIWRDFYMMILWHYPQVLTQAFKPKYDNIKWRNNEAEFKAWCNGKTGFPIVDAGMRQLNKTGYMHNRVRMITASFLVKDLLIDWRWGEAYFAQKLLDYDLAANNGGWQWAAGSGCDAAPYFRIFNPESQLKKFDAELKYVRKWIKEYDNPFEYPKPIIDRKISRQRALDTYKDALK